In a genomic window of Mycolicibacillus parakoreensis:
- the garA gene encoding glycogen accumulation regulator GarA → MTENDNDQDSDDVTAETTSVFRADFLSELDAPAQVGSDSAVSGVEGLPAGSALLVVKRGPNAGSRFLLDRPITSSGRHPDSDIFLDDVTVSRRHAEFRLEGEEFQVVDVGSLNGTYVNREPVDSAVLSNGDEVQIGKFRLVFLTGPKADDGGSASP, encoded by the coding sequence GTGACGGAGAACGACAACGATCAAGACTCCGACGACGTCACCGCGGAGACAACCTCGGTATTCCGCGCTGATTTCCTCAGCGAACTCGACGCCCCCGCCCAGGTGGGTTCCGACAGCGCGGTCTCCGGCGTCGAGGGCCTGCCGGCCGGGTCGGCGCTGTTGGTGGTCAAACGCGGCCCGAACGCCGGATCCCGGTTCCTGCTGGACCGGCCGATCACCTCCTCGGGACGTCACCCCGACAGCGACATCTTCCTCGACGACGTCACCGTGAGCCGCCGGCACGCCGAGTTCCGGCTGGAGGGCGAGGAGTTCCAGGTGGTCGACGTGGGCAGCCTCAACGGCACCTACGTCAACCGGGAACCGGTGGACTCGGCGGTGTTGTCCAACGGCGACGAGGTCCAGATCGGCAAGTTCCGTCTGGTGTTCCTGACCGGCCCGAAAGCCGACGACGGGGGATCCGCGAGCCCGTGA
- the gcvH gene encoding glycine cleavage system protein GcvH, with amino-acid sequence MSPASHVPDDLRYTAEHEWVRPTEADVLRVGITDYAQAALGDVVFVQLPEVGATVTAGESFGEVESTKSVSDLFAPVTAKVVAVNEDLAGSPELVNTDPYGGGWLVDLRIDAGSAEEQAAALLDADGYRATLAE; translated from the coding sequence GTGAGCCCTGCCAGTCACGTCCCCGATGACCTGCGTTACACCGCCGAGCACGAGTGGGTGCGCCCGACCGAGGCCGACGTGCTGCGGGTCGGCATCACCGACTACGCGCAGGCCGCGCTCGGCGACGTCGTCTTCGTCCAACTGCCCGAGGTCGGGGCGACGGTCACCGCAGGCGAGTCGTTCGGCGAGGTGGAGTCCACCAAGTCGGTCTCGGACCTGTTCGCCCCGGTGACGGCGAAAGTGGTTGCCGTCAACGAGGATTTAGCGGGCAGCCCGGAACTGGTCAACACCGACCCGTACGGCGGGGGCTGGCTGGTGGATCTGCGGATCGACGCGGGCTCCGCCGAGGAGCAGGCGGCCGCCCTGCTCGACGCCGACGGCTACCGGGCGACCCTCGCCGAGTGA
- a CDS encoding DUF881 domain-containing protein — protein MSQDPTSHSTSADPGHGRHELPADHPDRETGPAGTLLRRGRRQPVFAVLAVLLCLALGVAIATQVRQTDTGDSLDTARPADLLVLLDSLRQREATLNTEVADLQRTLTALQAAGSGDQAAIESAQARLAALSILIGTVGATGPGITITIDDPRPGVNPDDLLDVINELRAAGAEAMQVSDDRQAVRIGVDTWVAGVPGALVVDDSTLTPPYSVVAIGDPPTLAAAMKIPGGAVDSVETSGGQMGVQQADFVEITALRQPKPRQYAQPVK, from the coding sequence ATGAGCCAGGATCCGACGTCGCACAGCACCTCCGCCGACCCCGGCCACGGTCGCCACGAACTGCCCGCCGACCATCCCGACCGCGAAACCGGTCCGGCCGGCACGCTGCTGCGCCGGGGCCGGCGCCAACCGGTCTTCGCGGTGCTGGCGGTCCTGCTCTGCCTTGCCCTGGGGGTGGCCATCGCCACCCAGGTGCGCCAGACCGACACCGGCGATTCGCTGGACACCGCGCGGCCGGCCGACCTGCTGGTGCTGCTGGATTCGCTGCGGCAACGGGAGGCCACGTTGAACACCGAGGTCGCCGACCTGCAGCGCACCCTGACCGCGCTGCAGGCCGCCGGCAGCGGCGATCAGGCCGCCATCGAATCGGCGCAGGCGCGGCTGGCGGCGCTGTCGATCCTGATCGGCACCGTCGGGGCCACCGGGCCGGGGATCACCATCACCATCGACGATCCCCGCCCGGGGGTCAACCCCGACGACCTGCTCGACGTGATCAACGAGTTGCGGGCCGCCGGCGCCGAGGCGATGCAGGTCAGCGACGACCGGCAGGCGGTGCGGATCGGCGTCGACACCTGGGTCGCCGGGGTGCCCGGCGCGCTGGTCGTCGACGACAGCACCCTCACGCCGCCCTATTCGGTTGTCGCGATTGGCGATCCGCCGACGTTGGCGGCCGCGATGAAAATCCCCGGCGGCGCGGTCGACAGTGTCGAGACCTCCGGCGGCCAGATGGGGGTGCAGCAGGCCGACTTCGTGGAGATCACCGCCTTGCGACAACCGAAACCCCGCCAATACGCTCAGCCCGTCAAGTAA
- a CDS encoding small basic family protein has product MIGIAALAIGIVLGLVFHPSVPEAVQPYLPIAVVAALDAVFGGLRAYLEKIFDPKVFVISFVFNVLVAALIVYVGDQLGVGTQLSTAIIVVLGIRIFGNAAALRRRLFGA; this is encoded by the coding sequence ATGATCGGCATCGCAGCACTGGCCATCGGCATCGTGTTGGGGTTGGTGTTTCATCCCAGCGTTCCCGAGGCCGTCCAGCCCTATCTGCCGATCGCGGTGGTCGCCGCCCTCGACGCGGTGTTCGGCGGGTTGCGCGCCTACCTGGAGAAGATCTTCGACCCGAAGGTGTTCGTGATCTCGTTCGTGTTCAACGTCCTGGTGGCCGCCCTCATCGTCTACGTCGGCGACCAGCTCGGTGTCGGCACCCAGCTGTCCACGGCGATCATCGTCGTGCTCGGTATCCGCATCTTCGGCAACGCCGCGGCGCTGCGCCGCCGGCTGTTCGGGGCGTGA
- a CDS encoding DUF881 domain-containing protein — MAEPFFALSGYDNQGRRAVPSLLRSLLSEHLDPGYAAAAQRGHEARQPRPLRWGWQLLGALLITVVFAGAVAQARSVAPGMNAAQRTLAANVRAAKHSADELTARRNTLAAAVSDSQRRQLRADSEGRRLLTGLDALALAAADTPVIGPGLTVTVTDPGVSRNLSDVSKQRVAGSRQIILDRDLQSVVNSLWSAGAEAIAVNDVRVGPNVTLRQAGGAILVDNTPISSPYTILAIGPPSMGKAFDRTAGLRWLRRLEVTYGVGVTVSAGDGLALPAGTMREVTYARNSTEPGGP, encoded by the coding sequence GTGGCTGAACCGTTCTTCGCGCTGAGCGGCTACGACAACCAGGGCCGCCGCGCGGTGCCGTCGCTGCTGCGGTCCCTGCTCTCGGAGCACCTCGACCCCGGCTACGCCGCCGCGGCGCAACGCGGCCACGAGGCCCGGCAACCGCGCCCGCTGCGCTGGGGCTGGCAGCTGCTGGGGGCGCTGCTGATCACCGTGGTGTTCGCCGGGGCGGTCGCGCAGGCCCGCTCGGTGGCCCCGGGCATGAACGCCGCGCAGCGCACCCTGGCGGCCAACGTGCGGGCGGCCAAACACTCCGCCGACGAGCTGACCGCGCGCCGCAACACCCTGGCCGCCGCGGTCAGCGACTCGCAGCGCCGCCAGTTGCGCGCCGACAGCGAGGGCCGTCGGCTGCTCACCGGCCTGGACGCACTCGCCCTGGCGGCCGCCGACACCCCGGTGATCGGGCCGGGGCTGACCGTCACCGTCACCGACCCGGGGGTGAGCCGAAACCTCAGCGACGTCTCCAAACAGCGCGTCGCCGGCAGCCGGCAGATCATCTTGGACCGCGACCTGCAGTCGGTGGTGAACTCGTTGTGGTCGGCCGGGGCCGAGGCGATCGCCGTCAACGACGTCCGGGTCGGCCCGAACGTGACGCTGCGCCAGGCCGGTGGGGCGATCCTGGTCGACAACACCCCGATCAGCAGTCCCTACACCATCCTGGCGATCGGCCCGCCGTCGATGGGCAAGGCCTTCGACCGCACCGCCGGCCTGCGCTGGTTGCGTCGACTCGAGGTCACTTACGGTGTGGGGGTCACCGTCAGCGCCGGCGACGGCCTGGCGCTGCCGGCCGGAACGATGCGCGAGGTCACCTACGCCCGGAACAGCACCGAGCCGGGCGGGCCGTGA
- a CDS encoding CDP-alcohol phosphatidyltransferase family protein: MDPAVHDRVLTVPNALSVLRLALIGVFLYLLLAADAEFAAAVVLIIAGASDWADGKIARLYNQSSRLGELLDPAVDRLYMVIVPLALAVHSLVPWWFVAALLGRDGLLAATLPLLRRRGWTALPVTYLGKAATFALMAGFPLLLLGQQEAVWSRVLGAGGGAFLCWGLYLYLWTGVLYLLQVGLVLRTPPAVRTGGGGG; encoded by the coding sequence ATGGACCCTGCCGTGCACGACCGGGTGCTGACCGTGCCCAACGCGCTCAGCGTGCTGCGTCTGGCGCTGATCGGGGTCTTCCTCTATCTGCTGCTGGCCGCCGACGCCGAGTTCGCCGCCGCGGTGGTGCTGATCATCGCCGGCGCCTCGGATTGGGCCGACGGCAAGATCGCGCGACTGTACAACCAGTCCTCGCGGCTGGGGGAGCTTCTGGACCCGGCCGTCGACCGGCTCTACATGGTGATCGTGCCGCTGGCGTTGGCGGTGCACTCGCTGGTGCCGTGGTGGTTCGTCGCGGCGCTGCTGGGCCGCGACGGGCTGCTGGCGGCCACGCTGCCGCTGCTGCGCCGCCGGGGGTGGACCGCGCTGCCGGTGACCTACCTGGGCAAGGCCGCCACCTTCGCGCTGATGGCGGGATTCCCCCTGCTGCTGCTCGGCCAGCAGGAGGCGGTGTGGAGCCGGGTGCTCGGCGCCGGCGGCGGGGCGTTCCTGTGCTGGGGGCTCTACCTGTACCTGTGGACCGGCGTGCTGTATCTGCTGCAGGTGGGCCTGGTGCTGCGCACACCGCCGGCGGTCCGCACCGGGGGTGGCGGTGGCTGA
- the secA2 gene encoding accessory Sec system translocase SecA2 produces MAKTPTKPGRLSAKFWKLLGASTEKNQSHSLAQVHAAADYDAKAANLDDEKLRKAAKLLNLKDLADSDDIPQFLAIAREAAERTTGLRPFDVQLLGALRMLAGDVIEMATGEGKTLSGAIAAAGYALAGRHVHLITINDYLARRDAEWMGPLLEAMGVSVGWVAAESSADQRRAAYRCDVTYASVNEIGFDVLRDQLVTDIADLVSPKPDVALIDEADSVLVDEALVPLVLAGTSHRETPRVEIIRWVGELRPGRDYDTDSDSRNVHLTESGARALEAKLGGIDLYSEEHVVSTLTEINVALHAHVLLQRDVHYIVRDDKVQLINASRGRIAALQRWPDGLQAAVEAKEGIETTETGEVLDTITVQALVNRYPTVCGMTGTALAAGEQLRQFYSLGVSPIDPNTPNVREDEPDRVYITAAAKHTAIIEHIAAVHETGQPVLIGTHDVAESEDLHERLVRAGVPAVVLNAKNDAEEAEIIAEAGKLARVTVSTQMAGRGTDIRLGGSDEADHDPVADLGGLHVVGTGRHRTARLDNQLRGRAGRQGDPGSSVFFASWEDEVVTDYLEPAKRPLDTDEDGRIQSTKAASLLDHAQRVAEGRLLDVHANTWRYNQLTAQQRAIIVERRNTLLSTDTAREELAELAADRYAELRDRLSEEKLSHICRQIMLYHLDRGWADHLAYLADIRESIHLRALGRQNPLDEFHRMAVDAFASLAADAIEAAQQTFETAANIEDEPGVDLSKLARPTSTWTYMVHDNPLADDTLAALSLPGVFR; encoded by the coding sequence GTGGCGAAAACCCCAACCAAACCCGGCCGCCTCAGCGCCAAGTTCTGGAAGCTGCTCGGGGCGAGCACCGAGAAGAACCAGTCCCACTCGTTGGCGCAGGTGCACGCCGCGGCCGACTACGACGCCAAGGCGGCCAACCTCGACGACGAGAAGCTGCGCAAGGCCGCCAAGCTGCTCAACCTCAAAGACCTCGCCGACTCCGACGACATCCCCCAGTTCCTGGCGATCGCACGCGAGGCCGCCGAACGGACCACCGGGCTGCGCCCGTTCGACGTGCAGCTGCTCGGGGCGCTGCGGATGCTGGCCGGCGACGTCATCGAGATGGCCACCGGGGAGGGCAAGACCCTGTCCGGGGCGATCGCGGCCGCCGGCTACGCGCTGGCCGGCCGCCACGTGCACCTGATCACGATCAACGACTACCTGGCCCGCCGCGACGCCGAGTGGATGGGCCCGCTGCTGGAGGCGATGGGGGTCAGCGTCGGCTGGGTCGCCGCCGAGTCCAGCGCCGACCAGCGCCGCGCCGCCTACCGCTGCGACGTCACCTACGCCTCGGTCAACGAGATCGGCTTCGACGTGCTGCGCGACCAGCTGGTCACCGACATCGCCGACCTGGTGTCGCCGAAACCGGACGTGGCGCTGATCGACGAGGCCGACTCGGTGCTCGTCGACGAGGCGCTGGTGCCGTTGGTGCTGGCCGGCACCAGCCACCGGGAGACCCCGCGGGTGGAGATCATCCGCTGGGTCGGCGAGCTGCGGCCGGGCCGCGACTACGACACCGACTCCGACAGCCGCAACGTGCACCTGACCGAGTCCGGCGCCCGCGCCCTGGAGGCCAAACTCGGCGGGATCGACCTGTACTCCGAGGAGCACGTGGTCAGCACCCTCACCGAGATCAACGTCGCCCTGCACGCCCACGTGCTGCTGCAGCGCGACGTGCACTACATCGTGCGCGACGACAAGGTGCAGCTGATCAACGCCTCCCGCGGCCGGATCGCGGCACTGCAGCGCTGGCCCGACGGGCTGCAGGCCGCGGTGGAGGCCAAGGAGGGCATCGAGACCACCGAGACCGGCGAGGTGCTCGACACGATCACGGTGCAGGCTCTGGTCAACCGCTACCCGACGGTGTGCGGGATGACCGGCACCGCGCTGGCCGCCGGCGAGCAGCTGCGCCAGTTCTACTCGCTCGGGGTGTCCCCGATCGACCCGAACACCCCGAACGTCCGCGAGGACGAGCCCGACCGGGTCTACATCACCGCCGCGGCCAAACACACCGCGATCATCGAGCACATCGCCGCGGTGCACGAGACCGGCCAGCCGGTGCTGATCGGCACCCACGACGTGGCCGAGTCCGAGGACCTGCACGAACGCCTGGTCCGCGCCGGGGTGCCGGCGGTGGTGCTCAACGCCAAGAACGACGCCGAGGAGGCCGAGATCATCGCCGAGGCCGGCAAGCTCGCCCGGGTGACGGTCTCCACCCAGATGGCCGGGCGCGGCACCGACATCCGCCTCGGCGGCTCCGACGAGGCCGACCACGACCCGGTCGCCGACCTCGGCGGGCTGCACGTGGTCGGCACCGGCCGGCACCGCACCGCCCGGTTGGACAACCAGCTGCGCGGCAGGGCGGGCCGCCAGGGCGACCCGGGATCGTCGGTGTTCTTCGCGTCCTGGGAGGACGAGGTGGTCACCGACTACCTGGAGCCGGCCAAACGCCCGCTCGACACCGACGAGGACGGGCGGATCCAGAGCACCAAGGCGGCGTCGCTGCTCGATCACGCCCAGCGCGTCGCCGAGGGCCGGCTGCTCGACGTGCACGCCAACACGTGGCGCTACAACCAGCTCACCGCCCAGCAGCGCGCCATCATCGTGGAGCGGCGCAACACGCTGCTGTCCACCGACACCGCCCGCGAGGAACTCGCCGAGCTGGCCGCCGACCGCTACGCGGAGCTGCGCGACCGCCTCAGCGAGGAGAAGCTCAGCCACATCTGCCGCCAGATCATGCTCTACCACCTCGACCGGGGGTGGGCCGATCACCTGGCGTATCTGGCGGACATCCGCGAGAGCATCCACCTGCGGGCGTTGGGCCGGCAGAACCCGCTAGACGAATTCCACCGGATGGCCGTCGACGCGTTCGCCTCGCTGGCCGCCGACGCGATCGAGGCGGCCCAGCAGACCTTCGAGACCGCGGCCAACATCGAGGACGAGCCGGGGGTCGACCTGTCCAAGCTGGCCCGCCCGACCTCGACGTGGACCTACATGGTCCACGACAACCCGCTGGCCGACGACACCCTCGCCGCGCTCAGCCTGCCCGGGGTGTTCCGCTAA